In a single window of the uncultured Desulfovibrio sp. genome:
- a CDS encoding DUF2156 domain-containing protein — protein MSKTFTPVSLDGRQQYYELWGRTPQRSLDYTLANLWGWQDYYGLEWCFEDNLCWIRQTRPYAVCWAPVGDWNTVSWKDLLPCGFNPEAHNITRVPEKLLEIWQRELPGLVDAEEDRGQWEYLYKQEELAELPGNRFHKKKNHLNSYVKTYGQPDYHTLDDAMVEDVLAVQDDWCQWHECEESPSLRAENEAINRVLSHWNCFTGLVGGSLYVDGKMVAFSVGENLDGANLGVHYEKGLNGFKGVYQTINCLFSRNAGAGFTYINRAQDLDEEGLRQAKMTYLPADFLRKYKVRIRKS, from the coding sequence GTGAGCAAGACCTTTACCCCTGTCAGTCTGGACGGACGCCAGCAGTATTACGAACTGTGGGGCCGCACCCCTCAGCGTTCACTGGACTATACCCTGGCAAACCTGTGGGGCTGGCAGGATTACTACGGGCTTGAATGGTGCTTTGAGGACAACCTTTGCTGGATCCGCCAAACCCGGCCCTATGCCGTGTGCTGGGCCCCTGTGGGCGACTGGAACACGGTTTCGTGGAAGGATCTGCTGCCCTGCGGCTTCAACCCCGAAGCCCACAACATCACCCGCGTGCCGGAAAAACTGCTGGAAATCTGGCAGCGCGAACTGCCCGGCCTTGTGGATGCAGAAGAAGACCGCGGCCAGTGGGAATACCTGTACAAACAGGAAGAACTGGCGGAACTGCCGGGCAACCGCTTCCATAAAAAGAAAAATCATCTCAACAGCTATGTGAAGACTTACGGCCAGCCGGACTACCACACGCTGGATGACGCCATGGTTGAAGACGTGCTGGCAGTGCAGGACGACTGGTGCCAGTGGCACGAATGCGAGGAATCGCCTTCGCTCAGGGCCGAGAACGAGGCCATCAACCGTGTGCTCAGCCACTGGAACTGTTTTACCGGGCTCGTGGGCGGTTCGCTCTATGTGGACGGCAAGATGGTGGCTTTCAGCGTTGGCGAAAACCTGGACGGCGCAAACCTTGGCGTGCATTACGAAAAAGGCCTGAATGGCTTCAAGGGCGTGTACCAGACCATCAACTGCCTGTTCTCGCGCAACGCTGGCGCAGGATTTACCTACATCAACCGGGCGCAGGATCTGGACGAAGAAGGTCTGCGCCAGGCCAAAATGACCTACCTGCCTGCCGACTTTCTGCGCAAGTACAAGGTGCGCATCCGCAAGAGCTGA
- a CDS encoding MATE family efflux transporter, translated as MTQLRGASAQQARPAPDLSTSPRAVWRLTWPQMLMMYLMFFMGFVAVWVAGQISADVQAALGMVNQCSILLMVVAMAVSSGATAAVSQSLGALKVMRAQRYIGTTVIGCMGLGLLVALGAALFSDGILRMLMVPDSIMPQAREMWAASMLGLPAQYLYASTGVMFRATRQVLPPLWVASGVCLCNLLACLGLGLGWFGLPNMGYMGLIWANVGAQYLGAVCNCVLLAHSGYLNRKSLPSLRWLRAGLPYLLKVALPAGAAQIVWQSGYMMLFVLVASLPSDSVNALAGLNAGLRVEALLFLPGMAFNMSVAVLVGNSLGAGKSAEARRVALNMVTLAAVAMSFMAALLWPFRQEVAHLLSQEPGTQAQIVSYLTYNLLSTPFSIASTVMGGVMTGAGATKYNLMIFGGSFWLVRLPLGWLLGHMLWGTASGVFVAMLVSQILQTSIMLYVVLFSDWTRFAMSRCRQPQTP; from the coding sequence GTGACACAATTACGCGGCGCATCCGCGCAGCAGGCCCGGCCCGCGCCCGACCTGAGCACTTCCCCCCGCGCGGTCTGGCGGTTGACCTGGCCCCAGATGCTCATGATGTACCTTATGTTCTTCATGGGCTTTGTGGCTGTGTGGGTTGCCGGACAGATCAGCGCGGATGTTCAGGCGGCGCTGGGCATGGTGAACCAGTGCAGCATCCTGCTGATGGTGGTCGCCATGGCTGTTTCAAGCGGCGCTACGGCGGCTGTCAGCCAGTCGTTGGGCGCGCTTAAAGTCATGCGCGCCCAACGCTATATTGGCACAACTGTTATCGGCTGCATGGGGCTTGGTCTTCTTGTGGCCCTGGGTGCCGCCCTTTTCAGCGATGGCATACTGCGCATGCTCATGGTGCCTGACAGCATCATGCCGCAAGCCCGCGAAATGTGGGCCGCCAGCATGCTTGGTCTGCCCGCGCAGTATCTGTACGCGTCAACCGGGGTCATGTTCCGCGCCACGCGCCAGGTTTTGCCGCCCCTATGGGTTGCTTCCGGCGTGTGCCTGTGCAACCTGCTGGCCTGCCTTGGCCTTGGGCTTGGCTGGTTTGGCCTGCCAAACATGGGTTATATGGGCCTGATATGGGCCAACGTGGGCGCGCAGTATCTTGGCGCTGTATGCAACTGCGTGCTGCTGGCGCATTCCGGCTATCTGAACCGCAAATCCCTGCCCTCCCTGCGCTGGCTCCGCGCTGGCCTGCCCTACCTGCTCAAGGTGGCCCTGCCCGCAGGCGCGGCGCAGATCGTATGGCAGTCCGGCTACATGATGCTGTTTGTTCTGGTGGCGTCACTGCCCTCCGACAGCGTCAACGCGCTGGCCGGTCTCAATGCCGGTCTGCGGGTGGAGGCCCTGCTGTTTCTGCCGGGCATGGCCTTCAACATGAGCGTGGCCGTGCTGGTGGGCAACAGCCTTGGTGCGGGCAAATCCGCCGAGGCCCGGCGCGTGGCCCTCAATATGGTGACGCTTGCGGCTGTGGCCATGAGCTTTATGGCCGCCCTGCTCTGGCCCTTCCGGCAGGAGGTTGCCCACCTGCTCTCGCAGGAGCCGGGCACGCAAGCCCAGATTGTAAGCTACCTTACCTACAACCTGCTCTCCACACCCTTTTCCATCGCAAGCACTGTCATGGGCGGCGTGATGACGGGAGCCGGTGCCACCAAGTACAACCTCATGATTTTTGGCGGCAGTTTCTGGCTGGTGCGCTTGCCCTTGGGCTGGCTGCTTGGTCACATGCTCTGGGGCACCGCCTCGGGCGTATTTGTGGCCATGCTCGTATCCCAGATTCTGCAAACCAGCATCATGCTTTATGTGGTGCTCTTCAGCGACTGGACGCGCTTTGCCATGAGCCGCTGCCGTCAGCCGCAAACCCCGTAA
- the lysA gene encoding diaminopimelate decarboxylase, with protein sequence MSDIRSTCTDECNFYGRHTPRELAETFGTPLYVYNENVLRQRCRDLMGLSKHPGFGVNYSVKANATPALLRIVREEGLVVDAMSPGELYMDELAGFTPAEILYISNNNSEAELKNAVSRGLLISVDSLSQLDTLGRINKGGKVMVRFNPGIGAGHHAKVITAGKDTKFGVTPDKLDEVFALLEKHDLTLAGINQHIGSLFMEPDGYLDAAEVLLHLADRLPSSMLAKLEVIDFGGGFGIPYHKYEGQARLSMTDLGSRLHALIAGWSEKSGYKGRFLVEPGRYVAAECCVLLGTVFAVKNNGDKRYVGTNLGFNVLVRPAMYDSFHDVEIYGADPQTRKNMVQTIVGNICESGDILAKERELPVMCEGDVLGVLDAGAYGFTMGSNYNQRRRPAEVLIQSDGTAKLIRRRETLEDLARCLMD encoded by the coding sequence ATGTCCGATATTCGCTCCACGTGCACCGACGAATGCAATTTTTATGGCCGCCACACCCCCCGCGAGCTGGCTGAAACCTTCGGCACCCCTCTCTATGTATACAATGAGAACGTGCTGCGGCAGCGTTGCCGCGACCTTATGGGGCTTTCCAAACACCCCGGTTTCGGTGTGAACTATTCTGTTAAGGCCAATGCAACCCCCGCCCTGCTGCGCATAGTGCGCGAGGAAGGGCTGGTGGTAGACGCCATGAGCCCCGGCGAACTGTACATGGACGAGCTGGCCGGTTTTACGCCTGCCGAAATTCTGTATATTTCCAACAACAACTCCGAAGCCGAGCTGAAAAACGCCGTTTCGCGCGGGCTGCTTATCAGTGTGGATTCTCTTTCGCAGCTTGATACCCTTGGCCGCATCAACAAGGGTGGCAAGGTCATGGTGCGGTTTAACCCCGGCATTGGCGCGGGCCACCATGCCAAGGTCATCACCGCGGGCAAGGACACCAAGTTCGGCGTCACCCCCGACAAGCTGGACGAAGTTTTTGCCCTGCTTGAAAAGCACGACCTCACGCTGGCTGGCATCAACCAGCACATCGGCTCGCTCTTTATGGAACCCGACGGCTACCTTGATGCCGCCGAGGTGCTGCTGCACCTTGCCGACCGCCTGCCCTCCAGCATGCTGGCAAAACTCGAAGTCATCGACTTTGGCGGCGGCTTTGGCATTCCCTACCACAAGTACGAAGGTCAGGCCCGCCTGAGCATGACCGACCTTGGCAGCCGCCTGCACGCCCTCATTGCGGGCTGGTCTGAAAAATCCGGCTACAAGGGCCGTTTTCTTGTGGAACCGGGCCGCTATGTGGCCGCCGAATGCTGCGTTCTGCTGGGCACCGTGTTTGCCGTCAAAAACAATGGTGACAAGCGCTACGTGGGCACCAACCTGGGCTTCAACGTGCTTGTGCGCCCCGCCATGTACGATTCCTTCCACGATGTGGAAATTTACGGGGCCGACCCCCAGACCCGCAAAAACATGGTGCAGACCATTGTGGGCAATATTTGTGAAAGCGGCGATATCCTTGCCAAGGAACGCGAACTGCCCGTTATGTGCGAGGGAGATGTGCTTGGGGTACTTGACGCCGGAGCTTATGGATTTACTATGGGTTCCAACTACAACCAGCGTCGTCGCCCTGCTGAAGTTCTCATTCAAAGCGACGGCACTGCCAAACTTATCCGCCGCCGCGAAACCCTTGAGGATCTTGCGCGCTGCCTGATGGATTAA
- a CDS encoding peptidylprolyl isomerase produces MPIKKGDTVRAHYTGTLDDGTVFDSSREREPLEFVMGKGMLIPGFESAVDGREAGETVTVTVAPDDAYGEADPELVFTVPRAQVPDHIPLNVGVPLQLSNEQGQMDVTITEVGSDEITLDANHPLAGKTLTFEIEIVSVN; encoded by the coding sequence ATGCCTATTAAAAAAGGCGATACGGTGCGCGCGCATTACACGGGTACCCTTGACGATGGCACTGTGTTCGACTCTTCGCGTGAGCGCGAACCCCTGGAATTCGTGATGGGCAAGGGTATGCTGATCCCGGGTTTTGAATCCGCCGTTGACGGTCGCGAAGCGGGCGAAACCGTTACCGTGACCGTTGCGCCTGATGATGCCTACGGCGAGGCTGATCCCGAACTGGTGTTCACCGTTCCCCGCGCCCAGGTGCCCGACCACATTCCCCTGAACGTGGGCGTGCCCTTGCAGCTCTCCAACGAGCAGGGCCAGATGGACGTGACCATCACCGAAGTTGGCTCGGACGAGATCACCCTTGACGCCAACCACCCCCTCGCTGGCAAGACGCTGACGTTTGAAATCGAAATCGTGAGCGTGAACTAA
- a CDS encoding glutamine synthetase III, with protein MSSKSARQSAIEAITTYKPEAAPLNFVDTKPTDIFGCNVFNDRIMRERLPKSVYKALRKTIEFGERMDPAIADTVAAVMKDWAIEKGATHFTHIFYPLTGQTAEKHDSFLMPDGSGGVIAEFSGSMLIRGEPDASSFPSGGLRSTFEARGYTAWDVTSPAYIMENPNGTFLCIPTMFLSWTGVALDKKTPMLRSGQALNREAHRVLALFGEDTPLPIVSYAGLEQEYFCIDHNFNFARPDLQIAGRSLFGARPAKGQEFSDQYFGVIPQRVLSYMMEVERELYKLGVPVRTRHNEVAPSQYEIAPLFEVSNLAVDHNHIIMAKLRNVAKRYGLKCLLHEKPFAGVNGSGKHLNYSIGNAELGTLFDPGETPHANAKFLVFCAAMIRAVHKFGGLLRATVASASNDHRLGANEAPPAIMSIFLGDQLTEVFEAFRAGRVENAAGGRTGRALNLGVDTLPPLPADPGDRNRTSPVAFTGNRFEFRALGSSQSAAGSITALNTMMADSLGFAADWLEKELAQGKTFNQALESFISHVIDEHSAVIFNGDGYSEVWHKEAERRGLPNLRTTPEALAELTKPEVVSLYEKAGVLNKAELKARQEIYLEQYCKTVRTEANLVIRMAHTIIYPAGMRYQGELAAAAANMRAIGKDPKTVTLAEITSNLRLMQDACGQLEEVLAKADSLGYGFEAALSYREYVLPRMLEVRRYADMLEVRVADDLWALPNYQEILFGK; from the coding sequence ATGAGCAGCAAATCCGCCAGACAAAGCGCCATTGAGGCCATCACTACTTACAAACCCGAAGCGGCCCCCCTGAATTTTGTGGACACCAAACCCACCGATATTTTCGGGTGCAACGTATTCAATGACCGCATCATGCGTGAACGCCTGCCCAAGAGCGTGTACAAGGCGCTGCGTAAAACCATTGAATTCGGCGAACGCATGGACCCCGCCATCGCCGATACCGTTGCCGCAGTCATGAAAGACTGGGCCATTGAAAAGGGTGCCACCCACTTTACCCACATTTTTTATCCCCTCACCGGGCAGACTGCCGAAAAGCACGACAGCTTCCTGATGCCCGACGGATCTGGCGGCGTGATCGCCGAATTTTCCGGCTCCATGCTTATTCGCGGCGAACCTGACGCTTCGTCCTTCCCCTCCGGCGGCCTGCGCTCCACCTTTGAGGCGCGCGGCTATACCGCATGGGATGTGACCAGCCCCGCCTACATCATGGAGAACCCCAACGGCACCTTCCTGTGCATCCCCACCATGTTCCTTTCGTGGACGGGTGTTGCCCTGGACAAAAAAACGCCCATGCTGCGTTCCGGCCAGGCTCTGAACCGCGAGGCGCACCGCGTGCTGGCGCTCTTTGGCGAAGATACGCCGCTGCCCATTGTTTCCTACGCCGGGCTTGAGCAGGAATATTTCTGCATTGACCACAACTTCAATTTTGCCCGCCCCGACCTCCAGATCGCCGGGCGTTCCCTGTTTGGCGCGCGCCCGGCCAAGGGGCAGGAATTCAGCGACCAGTATTTTGGCGTTATCCCGCAGCGTGTGCTTTCGTACATGATGGAAGTGGAGCGCGAACTGTACAAGCTGGGCGTGCCCGTGCGCACCCGCCACAACGAAGTGGCCCCCAGCCAGTACGAAATCGCGCCTCTCTTTGAGGTGAGCAACCTCGCGGTTGACCACAACCACATCATCATGGCCAAGCTGCGCAACGTGGCAAAGCGCTACGGCCTCAAGTGCCTGCTGCACGAAAAACCCTTTGCGGGTGTGAACGGCTCGGGCAAGCATCTGAACTATTCCATCGGCAATGCGGAGCTGGGCACCCTGTTTGATCCCGGCGAAACCCCGCATGCCAACGCCAAGTTCCTGGTGTTCTGCGCCGCCATGATCCGTGCCGTGCACAAGTTTGGCGGTCTGCTGCGCGCAACCGTCGCCAGCGCCAGCAACGACCACCGTCTGGGCGCCAACGAGGCCCCGCCGGCCATCATGTCCATCTTCCTTGGCGATCAGCTGACGGAAGTGTTTGAAGCCTTCCGCGCCGGACGCGTTGAAAACGCCGCCGGTGGCCGCACGGGCCGCGCCCTCAATCTGGGCGTGGATACGCTGCCGCCGCTGCCCGCCGATCCCGGCGACCGCAACCGCACAAGCCCCGTGGCCTTTACCGGCAACAGGTTCGAGTTCCGCGCGCTTGGCTCCAGCCAGTCTGCGGCGGGTTCCATCACCGCTCTCAACACCATGATGGCCGATTCGCTGGGCTTTGCAGCCGACTGGCTTGAAAAGGAACTGGCCCAGGGCAAGACCTTCAATCAGGCCCTGGAATCCTTTATCAGCCATGTCATCGACGAGCACAGCGCCGTTATCTTCAACGGCGACGGCTATTCCGAAGTATGGCACAAGGAAGCCGAGCGCCGTGGCCTGCCCAACCTGCGCACCACCCCCGAGGCTCTGGCCGAACTGACCAAGCCCGAAGTGGTCAGCCTTTATGAAAAGGCAGGCGTGCTCAACAAGGCCGAACTCAAGGCGCGGCAGGAAATCTACCTTGAGCAGTACTGCAAGACCGTGCGCACCGAGGCCAATCTGGTTATCCGCATGGCCCACACCATCATTTACCCTGCGGGCATGCGCTATCAGGGTGAACTGGCCGCTGCCGCGGCCAACATGCGCGCCATCGGCAAGGATCCCAAAACTGTGACCCTGGCCGAAATCACTTCAAATCTGCGCCTCATGCAGGATGCCTGCGGCCAGCTTGAAGAAGTGCTGGCCAAGGCGGACAGCCTGGGCTACGGCTTTGAGGCCGCCCTGAGCTATCGCGAATATGTGCTGCCCCGCATGCTTGAAGTGCGCCGCTACGCGGACATGCTTGAAGTGCGCGTGGCTGACGACCTGTGGGCGCTGCCCAATTATCAGGAAATTCTGTTCGGCAAGTAG
- a CDS encoding anthranilate synthase component I family protein codes for MKDNGDAQHMLTLQQTARWLPADMDTPISLFMGMVGAGNGILLESAEVDGRWGRYSILACDAALFISCRDGKLALDIRNGSLTPLARFEGKPFVDGLRALMAALTIDGPVNITNLPPITRALYGYLGFGMAGLFNPKLAPVMPQSEADCLLMLPSTVLVFDHLYNRLCQVSLGEHRALQSSRESLEARATGQAGAVRINPDNVCAEPGEEGYKDYVRRIKEMLRQGEAIQVVPSVRFSTPFEGNPFELYRRMRRFNASPYMFYMRFPELTLFGSSPEVMVRCTAGHLQLSPIAGTRKRGADDLEDAALAAELRDDPKERAEHVMLVDLGRNDLGRVAQPGSVNLERYMEVERYSHVMHLTSRVSARLEEGLDALDVLAATFPAGTVSGAPKVRAMEIIREVEGRARGPYAGCIGWLGLDKDSVNLDTGITIRSMWMRDGKLFWQAGGGIVHDSDPDLEWKEVCNKSAIMRLALRAEDEEYVSAHR; via the coding sequence ATGAAAGATAACGGTGATGCGCAGCATATGCTGACGCTGCAACAAACCGCCCGCTGGTTGCCAGCGGATATGGACACGCCCATCAGCCTGTTCATGGGCATGGTCGGCGCCGGTAACGGCATCTTGCTTGAAAGCGCCGAGGTGGACGGTCGCTGGGGCCGGTACAGCATCCTGGCCTGCGATGCGGCTTTGTTCATCTCCTGCCGTGATGGCAAGCTTGCGCTGGACATCCGCAACGGCAGCTTAACACCCCTGGCGCGCTTTGAGGGCAAACCCTTTGTGGACGGCCTGCGGGCGCTCATGGCTGCGCTGACCATAGATGGCCCGGTCAACATCACAAATCTGCCGCCCATTACCCGCGCTCTTTACGGGTATCTTGGCTTTGGCATGGCGGGTCTGTTCAATCCCAAACTGGCCCCGGTCATGCCGCAGAGCGAGGCCGACTGCCTGCTCATGCTGCCGTCGACCGTGCTTGTGTTCGACCATCTGTACAACCGGCTCTGTCAGGTGAGCCTGGGCGAACACCGTGCGCTGCAAAGCTCGCGTGAATCACTTGAAGCCCGCGCCACGGGGCAGGCCGGGGCCGTGCGCATCAATCCCGATAATGTCTGCGCCGAACCCGGCGAGGAAGGCTACAAGGATTACGTGCGCCGCATCAAGGAAATGCTGCGTCAGGGCGAGGCCATTCAGGTTGTGCCTTCCGTGCGGTTTTCCACGCCCTTTGAGGGCAATCCCTTTGAACTGTACCGCCGCATGCGCCGGTTCAACGCTTCCCCCTATATGTTCTACATGCGCTTTCCCGAGCTGACGCTTTTCGGTTCTTCGCCTGAGGTCATGGTGCGTTGCACGGCGGGGCATTTGCAGCTTTCGCCCATTGCAGGCACGCGCAAACGCGGCGCGGACGACCTTGAAGACGCCGCCCTTGCCGCCGAACTGCGGGACGACCCCAAGGAACGCGCCGAGCATGTCATGCTGGTCGACCTTGGCCGCAACGATCTTGGCCGCGTGGCCCAGCCCGGCTCGGTGAATCTGGAACGCTACATGGAAGTTGAGCGCTACTCCCACGTCATGCACCTCACCAGTCGGGTCAGCGCCCGGCTTGAGGAAGGCCTGGACGCCCTGGACGTGCTGGCGGCCACCTTCCCGGCGGGGACGGTTTCGGGCGCGCCCAAGGTGCGGGCCATGGAAATCATCCGCGAGGTGGAAGGCCGCGCGCGTGGCCCTTACGCTGGCTGCATCGGTTGGCTTGGTCTGGACAAGGACAGCGTGAACCTTGACACAGGCATCACCATCCGCAGCATGTGGATGCGTGACGGCAAGCTCTTCTGGCAGGCGGGCGGAGGCATCGTGCATGACTCCGATCCCGATCTGGAATGGAAGGAAGTGTGCAACAAATCAGCCATCATGCGCCTGGCCCTGCGTGCGGAGGACGAAGAATATGTTTCTGCTCATCGATAA